The sequence CCACTCGCAGCCAGGAAGGAAAACCATCTGTGTTCGCTGTTATCCGTAAGCAAATCCGAATAAAAAGTATGAGTTTCTTCGCCTGCATATTTATAGAATTTCTTTAACATTTCCAATACTTCTTCCCGTGTCACAATTCTATTCGGTGCAAATTCCGAAGCATTAACGGGATACATCAGATTATAGTTTAGGGCCAGTTGAATATAGGAGTATGCCCAATGAGCGGGCAACAAATCCTGAAAATGATAAGTATTGTTATAATTGGTAACAGGATTTATATCTTTGAGCATTAAAAGCAGTCTGGCCATTTCCGCCCTTCTTACATAGTATCTGGGCCGGAAAAAATCCGTACCGTAATAGCCGGGAAAAAACTGCATGGTTGTCAATATCTCTATTTCCCGTTGGTATTCATAACCCTTGATGTCGGGAAAAGTTTCCAGTGATACAACTTTTACTTTCTTTTCCGTTTTGTCTTTCTCATTCTCGGCCACAAAATTAAGCATTCGAAAACCTGGTTCTGAAAATTTAAACTTCAGTCGAAAAAGGCCGTCCTGCATTTCAACTTTATAATTATTTACATACAGTTTATCGGTATGCAGGGCCTCGCCCAAAATGTTTATTTCTTTGTAAGCTATAATCGGATCTTCTTCCATAGGAGAAATAATCTTGATTATCGGAAGCTGCGCCAGACTGACTGAATAAAAAGCAAAAAAAATAATCCATTTGCGCATTACGATATTGTAAAGGTTCACTCCGGTTATTTCAATAGAACAACAATTGGCTGGACTAGTTCAAAAGCACGGCATTATTGTCTTCAATCAGCAGAATAAAGTCTTTTTTCAATGTTATCTTTTCCTGCTTGTTATGGTCTTTATAATCATAAAGGGTAACATCACCTTTGGGAATAACCGATAAATAGTCCGCATGCTTGTCCAGGCACATAACTTCACCGTCTATGGCCCTGCACTTCAAGCCATAGATATCGCCCTCATAGATAAGTTGTTCGGCGCCAATGATTTTTAAATGCATTATTCCAAAGCTACCTCTTCTATAGCACCCTTCATCATAAAATTCTGTTCCGGAACATCATCCATTTCTCCCATCAGGATCTTTTTGAACCCTTTTATACTATCCGCCAAGGGAACAAACACTCCTTTGAGACCTGTAAAATTTTCCGACACATGGAAAGGTTGTGACAAGAAATTACGTATCTTTCTGGCTCTGTTTACAATTACTCTATCTTCTTCGGGTAATTCGCTAACACCCAGAATCGCTATAATATCCTGTAGTTCATTGTACCTCTGCAATACTTTTTTAATATTTTGAGCCACATAATAGTGCTCTTCGCCAACTATATCCGGAGCCAGTATCCTCGAAGAAGAGGCTAGCGGGTCTATTGCCGGATAAATACCCATTTCCACGATTTTTCTGGAAAGAACTGTTACCGAATCCAGATGGCTGAAAGTAATTGCCGCTGCAGGATCGGTAAAATCGTCCGCAGGAACATATACCGCCTGGATAGAAGTAATATAACCGTTTTTGGTGGAAGCAATTCGTTCTTCCAGTCGTCCCATTTCAATATCCAGTGTGGGCTGATAACCTACAGCTGACGGAATACGACCGAGCAGAGTCGAGATTTCAGACCCTGCCTGAACAAAACGGAAAATATTATCAATAAAAAAAAGCACATCCTGTTTGGCCACGTCTCTGAAATATTCAGCCTGAGCCAAAGCGGACTGAGCAACAATCAGTCGAGAACCGGGCAAATCACCCATCTGGCCGAAAACCAGCACGGTCTTATCGATAACTCCGGTGTTTTTCATTTCCAGCCATAAGTCATTTCCTTCACGAGTTCTTTCTCCGACGCCTGCAAAAATTGAAATACCGCCATGATGTTTGGCCATGTTATGTATCATTTCCATGATAATTACTGTCTTGCCTACACCTGCTCCTCCGAATAATCCGGTTTTGCCTCCCTTTACATAAGGGCACAATAAATCAATGGCTTTTATGCCCGTTTCATACAGTTCATCTTTAAATTCCAGTTCTTCAAATTTCGGTGTGGCTCTTCTTGCGCTGTAATACTGAATTTCACCCTTTAGCGCTTCTCCTCCGTCAATCAGGTCACCCCAGGAGTTGAACATACGGCCAAGAATTTCACGACCTACGGGAACTTGTAAGGGTTGGCCGGTGTCTATAGCATTCATGCCTCTGGCCAAACCGTCAGTTGATTGCAATGAAACAGCCTTAACCACTCCACCTTCTGTTTGCAAAGCAATTTCTGCGATAATTTCCTTGTCCAGACCTGTTTGCATATCTTTAAGTTTTATCTTCAAAGCATTACGAATATCCGGAATACGGTCCGGAGGGAACTTTACATCTATTATTGGTCCTATCACCTGAACTATTTTACCTGTACTTTCCATCTTTATTTTCATCTCCTCTCGGTCATGTTTTGCAGGACTTTATAAGCTGAAATTATTTCGCTCAGTTCCTGAGTAATTTTTAGTTGTCTGGCTTTATACATTTCCATGGACACTTCTTCTTTTAGTTTTTCCGCGTTCTCTACCGCGTTCTTCATCATCAGCAGCTTGGATGCCGTTTCACCGGTAAAATTCTGGGCGAAAAGGTAGAACAAACGGGCACGAACATATTTCTCCAGTATGAACTCATCCAGCTTCTCGTTATTCATATCGATAAAAGCCGAAACATTGCGATATACTTCTTCGTGAGCCGGAAAAAAATCAACAATTTTCGGTATCTGCACAAACATATTGTTATATTTGTTTACAATTACCTTTACGTCCCAGGGAAAATCATTTTCTTTAAGCAAATTAAAAATCTTGTCAGTAATACTTTCCGTAGGAACTTTGTTGGCACCTTCACAAAAAAGTTTTACTTTTACTCCCAGCTTTTCAGCATAATTTTTGCCTCTGGACCCAACAAGAATAATGTTTGGGGTCTTTTTGTTTTTATTAAATAACGGAAGTATCTGGGGATTAAAATTTCCACTAAAACCTTTCTCAGCAAAAAAGACAATAAGCCAGGGCTCACTCTTCTGTCTGCTTTTCTTTTTGTCTATTTCTCTGGTAAAAAGCAACCTGTCATAATAGGACTGAACTTTTCTGCGGTAATACAATAATTTCTGAGTCCTGCCAATGATTATTGTAGTAATAATCTGCATTGCGTCCGTTATTTCGTAAACGGCCGTAATGTTATTACGTCTTTGTTTTAAGGTTAACAGGTCGCTCATGCTATTTCTTCAAGACATTTAGTGATAGTTTCTGACAGCTGAGGGATTATACTATCATCAATATTTTTGTCTTTCTCAATTTTTTCGTAAAGCTCAGGTGCAGTTCTCTTAAAATGCGGAATAAGTTCTGTCCGCACTCGTTCGATATTGATTAACGGGGTTTTATCCAAAAATCCATTAATTGCCGTATACAGTGTAATCAACTGGTCGATAACGTATAACGGTTTATGCTGCTTTTGCTTTAACACCTCAATCAGCACCTTACCTCTGGTCAGCTGTTGCAATGTTTTTTCATCCAAATCGGATGCAAACAGTGAAAACTTTTCTTTTTCACGAAATTGGGCAAGCGTAAGTCGCAAAAGGCCGGCTACCTTTTTCATGCCCTTTATCTGCGCGGCTCCACCTACGCGGGATACTGAAACTCCCGGATTAATTGCCGGCCTAACATTTGAGTTAAACAGTTCCGTTGTAAAAAATATCTGGCCATCTGTAATGGATATGACATTTGTGGGAATATACGATGAAATATCTCCGCTTTGAGTTTCTACAATCGGCAGTGCGGTCATTGAGCCGCTTCCCAGCGCATCATTAAGCTGCGCTGCCCTTTCCAGCAGTCTGGAATGAACATAAAATATGTCGCCCGGATAAGCCTCACGACCTGGCGGTCTTTTCAGTAATAATGAAATATTACGATAAGCATGCGCGTGTTTGGTCAGGTCATCATAGATAATCAGTGTCCTGCGTCCCTTGCGCATAAAATACTCAGCTATGGCGCAACCGGCATAAGGGGCATAAAACTGAGTAGCTGACGGTTCGGATGCAGGCGCGTTTACAATAATTGTATTCTTTAAGGCATCATATTCCTGCAAGGTCTTCTTTACCTTGGCCACAGTAGTATTTTTCTGACCGATAGCTACATAAATATTTATTACATCTTTATCTTTCTGATTAATGATAGTATCGATAGCCAGAGTAGTCTTTCCTGTCTGTCTGTCACCGATAATAAGCTCGCGTTGTCCGTGGCCGATTGGCACAGTAGCGTCGATAACCATATAACCGGTTTGCAGGGGTACATCTACAGGCTTTCTATCAATTACGCCAGGAGGCTGGGTTTCCAGAGGAACATGATCTTTGCAGTCAATCGCGTCCATTCCGTCTAAAGGTTGTCCAAGTGGGTCTATTACTCGCCCCAGGAGCTCATCTCCTACAGGAACCTCAATTATACGGCCGGTACGGCGTACCGCATGACCTTCTTTAACCAAAACGTGACGTTCCAGTATTACCGCAACAATTTCTTCCATTTCCAAATTAAATACAACTCCGAAAACATCTTCTCCAAAATCAAGCATTTCTCCCAGAAGCGCATTTGGTAAACCGCCGATCCTGGCTATTCCGTCTCCGCTGTCCAGAACGATACCGATTTCCTCATTTGTTATTTCTTCCTGGCAAAATCTTAATTGCTCAACTATTTCATCTACCAAATTTATTTTATTTTCTATGTTTTTATCCAGCATCATGCCACCTTCCCCTGAACAATTAATTCTTTAATTTTATTCAGTTTCTTTTTTACACTAAGATCCAGCTCGCCACTGTACCAGCGCAACTTTAGTCCACCTATCAATGTTGGGTCCTCTTTAAAAATAAAGCCCACCTTTTTTTTGTATAAATATCTTAAACTTAAATTGTAAATTTCCAGATCCTTTTCATTTAAAGGAAATCTGGAAATTATTTCAACCAGAATCAAATTTTTCTCATCGGCAAAATAATATTTCAAAATATTAATAAAATATCCCAAACGATGAAAAAGTTTGGTTTCCATTAGAAAAAACAAAACTGCTATAGTGAACTGCGAGGGAATAAACGGCAAGGTATTCAGGTATTTTAGCAATATTTGTTTTCTTTTAACAATATTTACCGTATTGTTTTCCAGATAAAACTTTATTTCGTAGCTGGTATTCAAAAGGCTCCAGCGAATTTGATACAATTCGTTAAAAATCTTTATAACATCTTCTACGCTTAAAAGTTTATTAAAATTATCAAAATCAAAATCACGAAATACTTTGTGTTTCATGTATGATGTTTACCCTCTTCTCTGTTTCTAAAATTATTTTTTTATCCAGGTCCTTGTCGATTACATTGCAGAGAATATTTTCAACCGCTTCTATAACAACCTTCGAAATCTTTTGACGAACATCTGTGTAAGCCTGTTTTTTTTCGCGTTGAATTTCCTGTCTTGCCTGTTCCATCATTTCGTTGGCTTCATTATAAGCTTTCTCAATGATTTCCTCCCTAATTCTTTTACTGTCTAAGCGCGCATCTTCCAGAAGCTTGTTCCTTCTTTCACTTGCCTTCTCACTTTCCTGTTTCATCTTTTCCACGAGGTTTGCTACTTCCTCGTTACGTTCATTATAGGTCTTAAGAAGTTCTTCAATCTTTTTTCTTCTGTTATCGATAAACAAGCTTAATTTTGGCCAAACCACATACTTAATAACAAAAAGCATTACGACAAATGCCGTAACATTAAAGATAATAAGCTTTATATTCAGAGATTCTTCCATAGATAGTTATTCCTTTATTATTTCGAAATTAATATAAAGCTCAATACAAGTGTATAAAGAATAGCCGCTTCCACAAAGGCTATACCTATAAACATTGTAGTTCTGACAACGTTTATGTGTTCTGGTTGACGCACCATTGATTCAATGGCTTTTGCTACCAGAATTCCCATGCCCAGAGCTCCTCCTAATGAAGCGAATCCCATACCCAATACCGCACCGAAATGACTCAATCCTATACTTAATGCTGCTGCTTGATCCATAATATCCTTCCTTTCTCTAAAAAAATATTTTATTACAATACTTTATTCTAAAAACCCTCCTTTTTGCTAATGATTTCCTATATAAATGCTATCGGTTATATAAATTGCAGACAAATATGCAAAAATAAACGCCTGAATTAAACAAACAAATAATTCGAAAAGCATCATTACCATGGCCATCGTTATGCTGACCGGGACAAAAAATATACTGCTGAATACTTCCGTCAGCTTGAGCATGGATAATATTATCAGATGCCCGGCAGTCATGTTAGCAAAAAGTCGAACTGCCAAGGCAAATGGTTTGGCAAAAGTCGAAACTACTTCAATCGGAAACATAGTGATCCGAAATGGCAACGATATACCGCTGGGCGTTAGAGAAGCAAGGTATTTCAATGGACCGTGCTTGATTACGCCAACACCAATACTTATTAAAAAAACCATAATTGCCAGAGACGCTGTGATATTTATATCAGAAGTAACAGGTTTATTCTCGGGAATCAGTCCCAACATGTTGTGTATTAGAATATAATAAAAAATAGTCAGGAAAAAAGGCATCCATTTTTTATAATCTTCATCATGTTTAAACAAACCCCTGAACTGGTCTTCAAGAAACTCATAAATCATTTCGATTACAGCCTGAAGTTTTGAAGGAATAATATTAAATCTGTTTATTATTGGGAAAACCATAAATAATATTGGAACAAAAAGAATAAAAAATTTCTTATGATGAACAACGAAGTGAAAAAAAACCGTAATATCTTTAAGTATAAAATCCATTCTTCTAATTCGACCCCCTGAGCCTTAGTTTATATTACACCCACAAAATAATTAAGTAAATAAATTTTATTTATAAATTTCATGTTTAAATGACTGATTAAAGGGAATACTAAATATATAAATGGGGGATAAATAGCTGTGAATTCAAAATGGGTGGAAAATCATATCATTAATCATAACCATACTCTTGAGGACCAGACCCAGTATGCATCGTTACAGCATATGAATAACGAACATTTTACCAGTACCGAACTGCCCGAGGATACGGATAAAAATTTTTTAAGACGTTTTAAAAACCTGGCCTTTTAGAGTTTCTCAAAAAATACTTTATAAGCTTTATAGGTCATAAACAGATCTATCTTGGAAGATAGCTCCATTGGTGCGTGCATGGATAGTAAAGCCGGGCCCATATCTACCACATCCATGCCGTAGTCTGCAATGAATTTGGCAAGTGTGCCACCACCACCTTCATCAACTTTTCCAAGCTCGCCCATTTGCCAGCAAACTTTATTTTGATTTAATACTTTTCTTACACTTCCGATGTATTCTGCGTTGGCATCCGATGCTCCTGCTTTTCCTCGCGAACCTGTAAATTTTGTCATACAAACCCCATGACCCAGTATCGCGGCGTTACGCTTTTCGTGAACATCCTTCCAGTCCGGGTCCAATGCTCCGTTAACGTCTGCTGAAATTGCCCTGCTGTTAAATAAACATTCCTCAACGGCAACCATGTCTACCTTTTTATACTTGTTTATAAATATATTTTTAATAATCTGTTTCAAAAACATGCTTTTTGCTCCGGTATTCCCGTCGGAACCTATTTCTTCTTTATCAGCCAGATATACTACAATTGTATCATCGCCAGATTTTGTATCCAGCAAAGCACTTACTGCCGAAAAAACACATATCCGGTCATCCTGACCATATCCGGCAATCATGGAACGATCAAATCCAACATCTCTGGCTTTCCCTGCAGGGACCATTTCCAATTCGGCTGTAAGAAAGTCCTGTTCTTCCATTTTATAGGTTTTGTTTAAATATTGCAGAATATTCAGCTTGATTTTTTCTTTAAACTCCTCGTCGGCAGTATATGGTATACTTCCCACAACTATATTCAATTTCTCTCCGGGAATGGCTTCTTTAAGTGACTTCTCATCCTGGACCTTATAGGATAAATGAGGAAGTAAATCGGAAATAAAAAAAATCGGATCGCCATCACTCTCACCTATACTTATTTTTACAGACTGACCATTTTTTAATATTACAACCCCATGCAGAGCCAGGGGCCTTGTAACCCATTGATATTTTTTAATGCCGCCATAGTAATGGGTTTTGAATAAAGCAACTCCGGTATCCTCATATAAGGGATTTTGTTTTAAATCCAGGCGGGGGCTGTCTACATGGCTTACAATCAGTTTTACTCCTTTTTTTAAATCATTTTTGCCGATTTTTACAATAGCTATACCTTTATTTTTATTTACTATATAAAAAGTATTACCTGCCTTCTCTCTGATCTTTTTTTGATTTAACATCTTTATAAGGTAGTCAATTACTTCACGCTCGGTTTTACAGGTTGAAATGAATTTAATATATTCCCGGCTGAAACTTTCCAGTTCATCCTGCTTGTAATTTTTACTTTCCCAGGCATTCTCCGATTTATAAGATAATTTATCCTTTAATTTTTCCGCAGCTGTTTTCATACCAACCTCCCTTAAAATAATAATTTGAATATTTATTGCTATATATTATAACAGATATTAGCTTTCTGACACACGCATTCCCTTCCTGCCCTGTTCGACGCTTTTCCAACTACATGATTTTCGACCAACAATTTTGCTGACAAATGAAGATTTCGAGACTAAAATTATTATATGAAAAAAGCAGCTATCGATCTGGGAACTAACTCTTTGCGGGCCATTATCGCCGAGCTATCAGCCGATAAACAACTAAATATCCTTGAGGAAAAAATTTATTTGTGCCGTATCGGCGAAAAAATTCACGAGACTCGCAGATTGCAGCAGGATGCAATGAATAGAACTCTTGATGCTTTAAAGGAAATCAAACAACTTTTTCAGTCAAATGACATAGTAAACTACAATTTTGTAGCTACTTCAGCAATGAGAGATGCCATCAATGCAGAAGAATTTATTGACCGTGTGCACGGACTCGGACTGGAAATTCGTATCATAGACGGCATTGAAGAAGCAAAAATAATCGCCAAAGCTGTTAATTATTTTATGCCCTTTATTTCCTCCAATGCAGTTTTCGCCGACCAGGGTGGAGGAAGCGTAGAGGTTATTCATCATCAAGAAAACAAGGAAACATATCAGAGCCTTGATATCGGTATAGTCCGTCTGACAGAAATGTTCCTGCACAAAAATCCAAGACAGAAGGAAGAAATCGATGCTTTAAGTTTATACATCTTAAACTTGCTGAAAACAAATTTATCCGAAATTGCAGCAAGCCATCCCGAGCAGTTCATAGTTATAGGGGGGACAGTTTCTACTTTGGCCAAATTATATTTAAAGCTGGATATTTTTGAAAGCAGTAAAGTGCACGGCACAAAAATCCCTCTTACCTTTATTCAAAGCATGTATCATAAATTAAGAAAAATGACTTCCAAAGAAATTCAGGACAAATATGAAGTAGACCCCAAGAGAGCTGACGTTTTTCTCGCCGGTGTAATAGAAATTCTGGTTTTTATGGAATTCCTCGGTTTGCAGGAACTCACAGTCTGTGACAGAGGTTTACGTTTCGGGCTTTTGCTCTAGAACCATCATTACTTCTCCCAAAAAATAAATTGAACCGGTAATACAAATATTTTTATTAGCACCGGTTATTTTTTTTATAAATGATTTCATATTCCTTCCGGGAACAAATTCCAATTGTGGTGATGATATAGCATATTTATCTACATACTCCCCGATACTTACTGCCCTGTCATGCCGAAACTCACAGATAAAAATTTTCTCAGCCACTTGCTGTAAGTTCTTTACAATCTTTTTTATCTCTTCTCTCCTGGTGGCCGCATAAATTATCATTAAATTGTTGCCGTACTTTTTTTTTATAAAATTAACAAGATTATTAATGCCTTCCATATTATGGGCGCTGTCTAATAGTAAAAGCGGCTTTTTCCTTATTACCTGTAACCGGCCTTTAATCCTTGTTTTGAGTTTTCGGGAAATTTCGCGAAGCTGCCGTCTATTATCAGGCAACAAAATTGTAGCCGCCTCCAAAGCCAACCGCTTATTGCTTTGCAGAAAGTTTCCAGTACCCTTGTTAACCACTTTATAGATGGATTTACATGCACTGGATTCCTTTACCAATAAATTCTCAACAACAGGTTGCTGTCTAAAAAATATTACCGGTATACCAGGTTTAATTATACCAGCTTTTTCCCTCGCTATATCAAGCAAATTGTTACCAAGGAACTCACAATGATCAAAAGAAATGGTCGTAATTACACTAATGAGCGGTGTAACTATATTTGTAGCATCCAGCCGTCCTCCCAAACCGGTTTCCCAGACCACATAATCCACTTTTTCTTCTAAAAAATATATCAAGCCGATTAATGTTAATATCTCAAATTCAGTAAGATTTATACCCTTTGTTTTTGTTTCTACCTGCTTATAGAGTTTTCCCAGACGGTCCGATGAAACCTGCTTCCCATTTATAACAAACCTTTCCGTATAAGAAATAAAATGTGGAGAAGTATACAGGGCTGTTTTATAACCGCTCTGTTCCAATAACTGAGCAATAAAATCGGCTGTTGTGCCTTTGCCATTGGTTCCTGCTATATGTATAAAACGTAACTTGTTCTGTGGATTGCCCAGCAATGCTGCTGCCCTGAAAACATTATCCAAAGACAAATGAACTTTTCTTTTAACGGAAAGTTGTTTCAACTCTTGTTCAATTGGCTTCAAGAGTTTATAGTCCTGTCATTTTATCCTGAATGGCTTTTAAGTGATACTTTTTTTCATCCAGAGATTTTTTTTCATTTTCCACTACATTTTTAGGTGCCTTAGCAATGAAACCCTGGTTTTGCAGCTTTTTTTCCAGAGCCGCAATTTCGTTTTGAATCTTTTCCAGTTCCTTATTCAGGCGTTCTTTTTCTTTATCAGTATCAATCAGGCCAGCCAGCGGAAGATACAATTCTGTTTCCTCTACAACCGCGAATGAGCATTTCTCTTTGGGAGCGACTTTAATAAACTGCACATCATCAAGTCTGGCCAAAAACTTCAAATAAGGGACATAAGTTGTCAAATCTCCGTGTTTGCCTGCAACCTGCAGTATGCCCTTTTTATCCAGCGGAATATTCATCTCTGCCTTGATGTTTCTTACTGTCTTTATAATGTTTTGCAGAAGCCTTATATCTGCTGATAAAGCTTCATTTTTTCCTTTTGGTACATCCGGCCAACTGCTTTGCATAATAGACGATTGTTTTTTGTAATTTTTTTCATACCAGGGATGCTTTATTAATACCTGCCAGATTTCTTCGGTAATAAAAGGGATTATCGGGTGCAGCATTTTCAGGATGGAATCCAGCACAAAAATAAGAGTGGGCTGGGAGGAGCCTTTATGCAACTTGGTCATTTCCACATACCAGTCGCAAAATTCTCCCCAGACAAAATCATATAATTTTTCTACCGCAAAATTAAAATCAAATTTTTCATAGCATTTCTCTACTTCCGCGCATACCTGCCGGAGGTATTGAATTATCCAGGTATCAACCGGATTCTGGCCAGTATCCCCGCTTAAAACCGGCTCCTGCTGCAATATATAGCGGGAAACATTCCAGAGCTTGTTAATAAAATTGCGGCTGGCTATGAGCTTTTCA comes from Candidatus Margulisiibacteriota bacterium and encodes:
- a CDS encoding S-layer homology domain-containing protein codes for the protein MRKWIIFFAFYSVSLAQLPIIKIISPMEEDPIIAYKEINILGEALHTDKLYVNNYKVEMQDGLFRLKFKFSEPGFRMLNFVAENEKDKTEKKVKVVSLETFPDIKGYEYQREIEILTTMQFFPGYYGTDFFRPRYYVRRAEMARLLLMLKDINPVTNYNNTYHFQDLLPAHWAYSYIQLALNYNLMYPVNASEFAPNRIVTREEVLEMLKKFYKYAGEETHTFYSDLLTDNSEHRWFSFLAASGYLPPAWVAEDNFNLNKPVTRGELVYLTARIDKIYARIKKDYQIELPLVKKMHLTQNQENSSEIIIKNLTGNVFVIECNPDKLKKTLFVEFQLKQEKGRNTVLLVDDGEGADILQGDGIFTGIINLGENPVRQYKYLYKLFDEYNLIYKVGEGSLVYENGKTGIN
- the atpD gene encoding F0F1 ATP synthase subunit beta; the encoded protein is MKIKMESTGKIVQVIGPIIDVKFPPDRIPDIRNALKIKLKDMQTGLDKEIIAEIALQTEGGVVKAVSLQSTDGLARGMNAIDTGQPLQVPVGREILGRMFNSWGDLIDGGEALKGEIQYYSARRATPKFEELEFKDELYETGIKAIDLLCPYVKGGKTGLFGGAGVGKTVIIMEMIHNMAKHHGGISIFAGVGERTREGNDLWLEMKNTGVIDKTVLVFGQMGDLPGSRLIVAQSALAQAEYFRDVAKQDVLFFIDNIFRFVQAGSEISTLLGRIPSAVGYQPTLDIEMGRLEERIASTKNGYITSIQAVYVPADDFTDPAAAITFSHLDSVTVLSRKIVEMGIYPAIDPLASSSRILAPDIVGEEHYYVAQNIKKVLQRYNELQDIIAILGVSELPEEDRVIVNRARKIRNFLSQPFHVSENFTGLKGVFVPLADSIKGFKKILMGEMDDVPEQNFMMKGAIEEVALE
- a CDS encoding F0F1 ATP synthase subunit gamma — its product is MSDLLTLKQRRNNITAVYEITDAMQIITTIIIGRTQKLLYYRRKVQSYYDRLLFTREIDKKKSRQKSEPWLIVFFAEKGFSGNFNPQILPLFNKNKKTPNIILVGSRGKNYAEKLGVKVKLFCEGANKVPTESITDKIFNLLKENDFPWDVKVIVNKYNNMFVQIPKIVDFFPAHEEVYRNVSAFIDMNNEKLDEFILEKYVRARLFYLFAQNFTGETASKLLMMKNAVENAEKLKEEVSMEMYKARQLKITQELSEIISAYKVLQNMTERR
- the atpA gene encoding F0F1 ATP synthase subunit alpha, yielding MMLDKNIENKINLVDEIVEQLRFCQEEITNEEIGIVLDSGDGIARIGGLPNALLGEMLDFGEDVFGVVFNLEMEEIVAVILERHVLVKEGHAVRRTGRIIEVPVGDELLGRVIDPLGQPLDGMDAIDCKDHVPLETQPPGVIDRKPVDVPLQTGYMVIDATVPIGHGQRELIIGDRQTGKTTLAIDTIINQKDKDVINIYVAIGQKNTTVAKVKKTLQEYDALKNTIIVNAPASEPSATQFYAPYAGCAIAEYFMRKGRRTLIIYDDLTKHAHAYRNISLLLKRPPGREAYPGDIFYVHSRLLERAAQLNDALGSGSMTALPIVETQSGDISSYIPTNVISITDGQIFFTTELFNSNVRPAINPGVSVSRVGGAAQIKGMKKVAGLLRLTLAQFREKEKFSLFASDLDEKTLQQLTRGKVLIEVLKQKQHKPLYVIDQLITLYTAINGFLDKTPLINIERVRTELIPHFKRTAPELYEKIEKDKNIDDSIIPQLSETITKCLEEIA
- a CDS encoding F0F1 ATP synthase subunit delta; amino-acid sequence: MKHKVFRDFDFDNFNKLLSVEDVIKIFNELYQIRWSLLNTSYEIKFYLENNTVNIVKRKQILLKYLNTLPFIPSQFTIAVLFFLMETKLFHRLGYFINILKYYFADEKNLILVEIISRFPLNEKDLEIYNLSLRYLYKKKVGFIFKEDPTLIGGLKLRWYSGELDLSVKKKLNKIKELIVQGKVA
- the atpF gene encoding F0F1 ATP synthase subunit B, which gives rise to MEESLNIKLIIFNVTAFVVMLFVIKYVVWPKLSLFIDNRRKKIEELLKTYNERNEEVANLVEKMKQESEKASERRNKLLEDARLDSKRIREEIIEKAYNEANEMMEQARQEIQREKKQAYTDVRQKISKVVIEAVENILCNVIDKDLDKKIILETEKRVNIIHETQSIS
- the atpE gene encoding ATP synthase F0 subunit C, with the protein product MDQAAALSIGLSHFGAVLGMGFASLGGALGMGILVAKAIESMVRQPEHINVVRTTMFIGIAFVEAAILYTLVLSFILISK
- the atpB gene encoding F0F1 ATP synthase subunit A, translating into MDFILKDITVFFHFVVHHKKFFILFVPILFMVFPIINRFNIIPSKLQAVIEMIYEFLEDQFRGLFKHDEDYKKWMPFFLTIFYYILIHNMLGLIPENKPVTSDINITASLAIMVFLISIGVGVIKHGPLKYLASLTPSGISLPFRITMFPIEVVSTFAKPFALAVRLFANMTAGHLIILSMLKLTEVFSSIFFVPVSITMAMVMMLFELFVCLIQAFIFAYLSAIYITDSIYIGNH
- a CDS encoding aminopeptidase; protein product: MKTAAEKLKDKLSYKSENAWESKNYKQDELESFSREYIKFISTCKTEREVIDYLIKMLNQKKIREKAGNTFYIVNKNKGIAIVKIGKNDLKKGVKLIVSHVDSPRLDLKQNPLYEDTGVALFKTHYYGGIKKYQWVTRPLALHGVVILKNGQSVKISIGESDGDPIFFISDLLPHLSYKVQDEKSLKEAIPGEKLNIVVGSIPYTADEEFKEKIKLNILQYLNKTYKMEEQDFLTAELEMVPAGKARDVGFDRSMIAGYGQDDRICVFSAVSALLDTKSGDDTIVVYLADKEEIGSDGNTGAKSMFLKQIIKNIFINKYKKVDMVAVEECLFNSRAISADVNGALDPDWKDVHEKRNAAILGHGVCMTKFTGSRGKAGASDANAEYIGSVRKVLNQNKVCWQMGELGKVDEGGGGTLAKFIADYGMDVVDMGPALLSMHAPMELSSKIDLFMTYKAYKVFFEKL
- a CDS encoding bifunctional folylpolyglutamate synthase/dihydrofolate synthase, with product MKPIEQELKQLSVKRKVHLSLDNVFRAAALLGNPQNKLRFIHIAGTNGKGTTADFIAQLLEQSGYKTALYTSPHFISYTERFVINGKQVSSDRLGKLYKQVETKTKGINLTEFEILTLIGLIYFLEEKVDYVVWETGLGGRLDATNIVTPLISVITTISFDHCEFLGNNLLDIAREKAGIIKPGIPVIFFRQQPVVENLLVKESSACKSIYKVVNKGTGNFLQSNKRLALEAATILLPDNRRQLREISRKLKTRIKGRLQVIRKKPLLLLDSAHNMEGINNLVNFIKKKYGNNLMIIYAATRREEIKKIVKNLQQVAEKIFICEFRHDRAVSIGEYVDKYAISSPQLEFVPGRNMKSFIKKITGANKNICITGSIYFLGEVMMVLEQKPET
- a CDS encoding class I tRNA ligase family protein codes for the protein WPFSVFGWPDMTTDLEQFYPTNILVTGYDIITFWVSRMITMGIYNMKKVPFYQVFIHGLVRDSQGRKMSKSLGNVVDPLKIIEEKGADVLRYTLASLVTSGGQDIKLVDEKLIASRNFINKLWNVSRYILQQEPVLSGDTGQNPVDTWIIQYLRQVCAEVEKCYEKFDFNFAVEKLYDFVWGEFCDWYVEMTKLHKGSSQPTLIFVLDSILKMLHPIIPFITEEIWQVLIKHPWYEKNYKKQSSIMQSSWPDVPKGKNEALSADIRLLQNIIKTVRNIKAEMNIPLDKKGILQVAGKHGDLTTYVPYLKFLARLDDVQFIKVAPKEKCSFAVVEETELYLPLAGLIDTDKEKERLNKELEKIQNEIAALEKKLQNQGFIAKAPKNVVENEKKSLDEKKYHLKAIQDKMTGL